The following coding sequences lie in one Sedimentibacter sp. MB35-C1 genomic window:
- a CDS encoding flagellar motor protein MotB, which yields MARRKKLKRGGGASWLETYSDMVTLLLTFFIMLYAMSTIDAAKYAAIVASFSKQMNPEVYYTQGSPSDREGESEAVEMNDDEEESDELDALYSLLKQYVDENNLTEQVEISKTKEYVFIRFSDAVTFRGYSDVLEQSGRDILDVLAQGLVLVDEYVEEVIIAGHTAEVEYDKTDIDRSLSTDRANVVLKYLEDKDVISPAKYLAIGYGLYSPIADNSTPEGRAKNRRVEIYISRAGYPISYTKKIQETINSNDQSDENIEYKKNSYIN from the coding sequence ATGGCTAGAAGAAAAAAATTAAAAAGAGGCGGCGGAGCCAGTTGGCTTGAAACTTACAGCGATATGGTAACATTGCTTCTGACGTTTTTCATAATGCTTTATGCGATGTCAACCATTGATGCAGCTAAGTATGCAGCAATTGTAGCGTCATTTTCAAAACAGATGAATCCTGAGGTATATTATACGCAAGGTTCGCCTTCCGATAGAGAAGGGGAAAGTGAAGCGGTTGAGATGAACGATGATGAAGAGGAATCGGATGAATTGGATGCACTTTATTCTCTTCTTAAGCAATATGTTGATGAAAATAATCTTACAGAACAGGTAGAAATAAGCAAGACCAAAGAATATGTCTTTATTAGGTTTTCGGACGCGGTTACATTCAGAGGATACAGTGATGTATTGGAGCAAAGCGGAAGAGATATCTTAGATGTGTTGGCGCAAGGGCTTGTGCTGGTGGATGAATATGTTGAAGAAGTTATAATAGCAGGTCATACTGCTGAGGTAGAATATGATAAGACCGATATTGACCGTTCACTGTCTACGGATAGAGCGAATGTGGTATTAAAGTATCTGGAGGATAAGGACGTCATAAGTCCGGCCAAGTATCTGGCCATCGGATACGGATTGTATAGCCCTATAGCTGACAATTCAACTCCGGAGGGAAGGGCAAAGAACAGAAGAGTTGAAATTTACATTTCCAGAGCTGGATATCCCATAAGCTATACGAAAAAAATTCAGGAAACTATAAACAGTAATGATCAATCAGATGAAAATATAGAATACAAAAAAAATTCATATATAAATTAG
- the fliY gene encoding flagellar motor switch phosphatase FliY, with the protein MVNGNIFSDMERDVIGEVMNISLGSSATSLSTLLGKRVEITVPRVNVIEAVEFNYENLEPAIGVEINYIEGLNGVNLMIWKRMDAKAIIEILLGQTISDDEFEMDEINTSAICEVMNQMMGSAATALSDFLGKSINISTPMAYEIDNKTEFRSKYFTEEDVIVAVSFDLFIEGSVKSQFVNVMPVSLAREIISNFLKGTEMPSNDEKESLIDQARESEDSNKSKVTAEEVKKSTNVIEDDDDKEIYIEEKPEKSNEPRKVKQKQKQQVPVSVRPVRINEFSEDEESFSQEQLSNLELIMSVPLEISVEIGKTKRQIKEILEFSQGTIIELDKQAGALVDIIVNGQLIAKGEVVVVNDNFGVRIAEIIKKDELMKITL; encoded by the coding sequence ATGGTAAATGGAAATATTTTTTCAGATATGGAACGGGATGTAATAGGAGAAGTTATGAACATAAGTCTTGGCTCTTCTGCTACTTCGCTGTCCACACTGTTAGGTAAAAGAGTTGAAATAACAGTACCAAGGGTAAATGTAATAGAGGCTGTTGAGTTCAACTACGAAAATCTTGAACCTGCTATAGGTGTTGAGATAAACTATATAGAGGGACTGAACGGTGTAAATCTGATGATTTGGAAAAGGATGGATGCAAAAGCAATCATAGAAATTTTGCTGGGACAGACCATATCTGATGATGAATTCGAAATGGATGAAATAAATACAAGCGCCATATGCGAAGTTATGAATCAAATGATGGGGTCTGCGGCTACAGCTCTTTCAGATTTTTTAGGAAAGTCTATAAACATATCGACACCTATGGCGTATGAAATTGACAACAAAACAGAGTTCAGAAGCAAATATTTTACAGAAGAAGATGTTATTGTTGCAGTCAGTTTTGACCTATTTATAGAAGGCAGTGTTAAAAGTCAGTTTGTTAATGTAATGCCGGTTTCTCTTGCAAGAGAAATAATTTCTAATTTCCTGAAGGGAACTGAAATGCCCTCGAATGATGAAAAAGAAAGTCTTATAGATCAGGCGAGAGAATCGGAAGATTCTAATAAAAGCAAAGTAACAGCTGAGGAAGTCAAAAAATCTACAAATGTTATTGAAGATGATGACGATAAAGAGATATATATTGAGGAAAAGCCTGAAAAAAGTAACGAGCCTAGGAAGGTTAAGCAGAAGCAAAAACAGCAGGTTCCTGTAAGTGTAAGACCTGTTAGAATTAATGAATTCAGCGAAGATGAAGAATCTTTTTCACAAGAGCAGCTGTCGAATCTTGAATTGATTATGTCTGTGCCGCTGGAAATAAGTGTTGAAATAGGCAAGACGAAGAGACAGATTAAAGAAATTCTTGAATTTTCTCAGGGAACAATAATAGAGCTTGATAAACAAGCAGGAGCTCTTGTTGATATAATAGTCAACGGCCAGTTGATAGCAAAAGGAGAAGTTGTGGTTGTTAACGACAATTTCGGTGTTAGAATAGCAGAAATAATTAAGAAAGACGAATTGATGAAAATAACTTTATAA
- the fliP gene encoding flagellar type III secretion system pore protein FliP (The bacterial flagellar biogenesis protein FliP forms a type III secretion system (T3SS)-type pore required for flagellar assembly.), whose translation MIRKFIKIYKISIILLLIALLNVQPAYGGVINMDINGDALETVEILVLLTVVSLLPSILIMMTAFTRIIIVLSFMKNALGLQQTPPNQVLIGIALFLTLFIMSPVINEINTEAYEPYKNEEITQKEFYDRATDPLKEWMLKQTGKNELKMFVDMSGDQEIQNSEGVENLPLTVVIPSFVTSELKRAFILGFLLYIPFLIIDMIVSSVLMSMGMMMLPPVMISMPFKILLFILVDGWSLLFKTLVTTFNF comes from the coding sequence ATGATAAGAAAATTCATAAAAATATACAAGATATCGATAATACTGCTTTTAATTGCGCTGTTAAATGTACAACCCGCCTACGGTGGCGTTATAAATATGGATATAAACGGCGATGCACTTGAAACAGTTGAAATTTTGGTTTTATTAACCGTTGTATCACTGTTGCCTTCAATATTGATCATGATGACAGCCTTCACAAGGATAATAATAGTTTTGTCATTTATGAAAAATGCTTTAGGGTTGCAGCAGACACCGCCTAATCAGGTTTTAATAGGAATAGCATTGTTCTTAACTTTGTTTATTATGTCTCCTGTAATAAATGAAATAAATACTGAGGCATATGAACCATATAAAAATGAAGAAATAACGCAGAAAGAATTTTATGACAGAGCTACGGATCCTCTAAAAGAATGGATGCTGAAACAAACAGGCAAAAATGAATTGAAGATGTTTGTTGATATGTCTGGCGACCAAGAAATTCAAAATTCCGAAGGCGTTGAAAATCTTCCTCTGACTGTTGTTATTCCGTCATTTGTAACTAGTGAATTGAAAAGAGCATTTATATTGGGATTTTTGCTTTATATACCATTCTTAATTATTGACATGATAGTTTCAAGTGTTCTCATGTCCATGGGAATGATGATGTTGCCTCCGGTAATGATTTCAATGCCTTTTAAAATACTTTTATTTATTCTTGTTGACGGATGGTCATTACTGTTTAAAACGCTTGTTACTACTTTCAATTTTTAA
- a CDS encoding motility protein A yields MNISFLVGLLAGIGLVAYGILQSGSSTSQVVASFINFPSMSITFGGAIAATVMSVPIKYIKDVPKNFKVLMKREKIDLGVYIDTIEELAKEARLKGLLVLEEKVTNIELQDEFLKYCVMLIVDAIEPTKVRSQIENEIDCIEARHSSAWKFFDTLGSFGPSFGMIGTLIGLINMLANMNVTNGASSLGQGMSVALVTTFYGSMLANLICAPISNRLKAKHDEEMIVKEMIMEGVLSIQSGENPKYIREKLNSYITYEERGSKDNSDEEGKGNKKDKGKKRGKGRKKEANA; encoded by the coding sequence ATGAACATATCATTTTTAGTAGGATTGCTGGCGGGAATTGGACTGGTTGCTTATGGCATTCTTCAAAGCGGATCAAGTACCTCACAGGTTGTGGCGAGTTTTATTAATTTTCCGAGTATGTCTATAACCTTTGGCGGTGCTATAGCTGCAACAGTTATGTCAGTTCCCATAAAGTATATAAAAGATGTGCCTAAGAATTTCAAGGTGCTCATGAAAAGGGAAAAAATAGACCTTGGCGTGTATATAGACACAATAGAAGAACTGGCCAAGGAGGCAAGGCTTAAGGGCCTTTTGGTTCTTGAGGAAAAAGTCACTAATATAGAACTTCAGGATGAGTTCTTAAAATACTGTGTTATGCTTATAGTTGATGCAATTGAACCAACAAAGGTGAGGTCACAAATTGAAAATGAAATTGACTGTATTGAAGCGAGGCATTCTTCAGCTTGGAAATTTTTTGACACCCTCGGTTCTTTCGGCCCTTCATTTGGTATGATAGGAACATTGATAGGACTTATAAACATGCTTGCGAATATGAATGTAACAAATGGAGCCAGTTCCTTGGGTCAGGGAATGTCTGTAGCGCTTGTTACGACATTTTACGGTTCCATGCTGGCAAATCTGATTTGTGCACCAATATCAAACAGGTTAAAAGCGAAGCATGACGAAGAGATGATTGTTAAAGAAATGATTATGGAAGGCGTTCTTTCTATACAATCAGGAGAGAATCCGAAATACATAAGGGAAAAACTAAATTCGTATATAACATACGAAGAAAGAGGAAGCAAGGATAACTCGGATGAAGAAGGCAAGGGTAATAAAAAAGACAAAGGTAAGAAAAGAGGCAAAGGCAGAAAGAAGGAAGCAAATGCCTAA
- the fliR gene encoding flagellar biosynthetic protein FliR, giving the protein MTFSGDFTYFLLILARMSGCIFFNPLFGRGNIPVLVKTSVSLFLAVTVYGVLPPEKIIAIGSLIEYFLLIVKEIFIGYLIGYLMNLFFSTVVISGEVIDMQTGMSMSKIYDPSSSMSTGISGSFLNVILILVFFSASGHLTLINIFITSCKLIEIGHFSIPEELFFNMVDLFKQILILSLKLSMPILAVEVILESGIGILMKAIPQIQVFSVNVQLKILLGMLMIIVLVPTYATFIDNIVTLMFDTMENSLMALI; this is encoded by the coding sequence ATGACATTTTCAGGGGATTTTACGTATTTTTTATTAATATTAGCAAGAATGAGCGGCTGTATTTTTTTTAATCCGCTATTTGGAAGGGGAAATATTCCTGTATTGGTTAAAACATCCGTAAGCTTGTTTCTTGCGGTGACGGTTTATGGAGTGCTTCCTCCGGAAAAAATAATAGCTATTGGATCATTAATTGAATACTTTTTATTAATTGTAAAAGAAATTTTTATTGGATATTTAATCGGATATCTTATGAATTTGTTTTTTTCCACCGTGGTTATTTCGGGAGAAGTTATTGATATGCAGACAGGTATGTCCATGTCCAAAATTTATGATCCAAGCAGCAGTATGTCGACCGGTATATCGGGAAGTTTTTTGAATGTAATACTTATTTTAGTATTTTTTAGTGCCAGCGGACATTTGACCTTGATTAATATATTTATTACCTCCTGCAAATTAATTGAGATAGGTCATTTTTCAATACCTGAGGAATTATTTTTTAATATGGTTGACTTGTTCAAACAGATATTGATACTCTCATTGAAGCTTTCAATGCCTATATTAGCAGTAGAGGTAATACTTGAATCAGGTATAGGTATTTTAATGAAAGCAATACCACAAATACAGGTTTTTTCTGTAAATGTTCAACTTAAAATTTTGCTGGGAATGCTGATGATAATTGTACTTGTACCGACATATGCGACATTTATAGATAATATAGTGACACTTATGTTTGATACTATGGAAAACAGCTTGATGGCGTTGATCTAA
- the fliQ gene encoding flagellar biosynthesis protein FliQ — protein sequence MSISLAMEVMQAAAGAAIKVGAPILLVSLTIGLVIAVFQAATQIHEQTLTFVPKLFVTAIILIIMGPWMAEIMSDFTHYVFDLMLTVY from the coding sequence ATGAGTATTTCACTTGCTATGGAAGTCATGCAGGCAGCTGCAGGAGCGGCTATAAAAGTAGGAGCTCCCATATTGCTTGTTAGTTTAACGATAGGGTTGGTGATAGCCGTTTTTCAGGCTGCAACTCAAATACATGAACAGACTCTGACATTTGTTCCCAAACTTTTTGTAACTGCAATTATACTTATTATAATGGGACCGTGGATGGCAGAAATAATGTCTGATTTTACGCATTATGTTTTTGACTTGATGCTCACGGTTTATTAG
- a CDS encoding flagellar hook-basal body complex protein: MMKALYSGVSGMRSHQTKMDVIGNNIANVNTYGFKTQRATFRDIYYQTIKNPGAPGDDRGGTNASQVGYGAQIGSVDTIHTISGYSPTNKSTDIYINGEGYLAVKSTSGETLYTRLGALNFDEAGNLVDVNGYRVLGWDNDGTNEIDTDTVDGKEKINLEDTLGVDLDVIIINDYDKYNNITINSDGSITAVDENDVIVPIGAIPVFKIPNQDALKLEGNSYYTAGNNTGTPIVNTPGAGGTGALVTGGLEMSNVDLANEFSDMIITQRGYQANTKIISVVDQMLEELVNLKR, from the coding sequence ATGATGAAAGCACTTTATTCTGGTGTTTCGGGAATGAGAAGCCACCAGACAAAAATGGACGTTATAGGTAATAATATCGCGAATGTAAATACATATGGTTTTAAAACGCAAAGAGCTACATTTAGAGACATTTATTATCAGACTATAAAAAATCCGGGAGCACCTGGTGATGACAGAGGCGGCACAAATGCATCGCAGGTTGGTTATGGTGCACAAATTGGTTCAGTTGATACAATTCATACAATTTCGGGATATTCCCCTACTAATAAATCAACGGATATATATATCAACGGAGAAGGATATTTAGCTGTGAAAAGTACAAGCGGTGAAACGCTTTATACAAGACTTGGAGCACTTAACTTTGATGAAGCTGGAAATTTAGTAGATGTTAATGGTTATCGCGTACTGGGATGGGATAATGATGGTACTAATGAAATAGATACTGATACCGTTGACGGAAAAGAAAAAATAAATTTAGAAGATACATTAGGTGTTGATTTAGATGTAATTATAATTAATGATTACGATAAATACAACAATATAACGATAAATAGCGATGGTTCAATAACAGCTGTTGATGAAAATGATGTAATTGTTCCGATAGGAGCTATTCCTGTTTTTAAAATACCTAATCAGGATGCTCTGAAATTAGAGGGAAATTCTTATTATACAGCAGGAAATAATACTGGTACACCAATAGTAAATACACCGGGTGCGGGCGGAACAGGAGCTTTGGTAACAGGTGGGTTGGAAATGTCTAACGTAGATTTAGCCAACGAATTTTCAGACATGATAATAACACAAAGAGGATACCAAGCTAATACAAAAATAATTTCGGTAGTTGATCAGATGCTTGAAGAATTGGTTAATCTTAAGAGATAA
- the fliM gene encoding flagellar motor switch protein FliM, producing the protein MAEILSQSQIDELLNNLNSGDVNIQELEAADKKIKEYDFRSPKKITKETIKLLKGIYENYCRMLTSRLTSMLRLMCDVSVEQVEESIFHEYNNALDDYVLMGLIDVEYPDDTKADNQILMEISKPLSFVIIDRLLGGSGEEYDNIRDYTDIELSLLNNMIKQLVKMMGSTWESTLQIETNLSKIETNSRFIQSINYNDSVVIVVLNVTLNQSSGKITICVPLNILEEILKKASIISKSMNKKSEQSIEEQKSAIMDSLRSSKLTITGILGKSNATLQDIVNMQVGDLIILDKSINSDVDVNVDGEKWFEGKWGTRKNKGAIKINKTIH; encoded by the coding sequence ATGGCAGAAATACTATCGCAAAGCCAGATAGACGAGTTGCTGAACAACTTAAACAGCGGTGATGTTAATATACAGGAGCTGGAAGCGGCGGATAAAAAGATAAAAGAATATGACTTCAGAAGTCCTAAAAAAATAACCAAAGAAACAATAAAGTTGCTTAAAGGTATCTACGAGAACTATTGCCGAATGTTGACGTCAAGGCTGACTTCAATGCTTAGACTCATGTGTGACGTTTCGGTGGAACAGGTCGAAGAAAGCATATTTCACGAATATAATAATGCGTTGGATGATTATGTTCTGATGGGGCTTATAGATGTTGAGTATCCTGATGATACGAAAGCTGACAATCAAATACTAATGGAAATATCAAAGCCTTTGTCTTTTGTGATTATAGACAGACTTCTCGGAGGAAGTGGTGAGGAGTACGATAACATAAGAGATTATACGGACATAGAATTATCTCTTCTGAACAATATGATTAAACAACTTGTAAAAATGATGGGCAGCACATGGGAAAGTACTTTGCAAATAGAAACGAATCTTTCAAAGATAGAAACTAACTCGAGATTTATTCAATCGATAAATTACAACGATTCAGTGGTAATAGTGGTTCTGAACGTAACATTAAATCAATCAAGCGGGAAAATTACCATATGCGTTCCATTGAATATTCTGGAAGAAATATTAAAAAAAGCAAGTATAATATCAAAGTCTATGAACAAGAAGTCCGAGCAGAGCATAGAAGAGCAAAAGTCAGCAATAATGGATTCATTGAGATCTTCAAAATTAACAATTACGGGAATATTGGGAAAATCAAATGCAACATTGCAGGATATTGTAAATATGCAGGTTGGAGATTTAATAATATTGGATAAAAGCATTAATTCAGATGTTGATGTTAATGTGGATGGAGAAAAATGGTTTGAAGGGAAATGGGGAACAAGGAAAAATAAGGGTGCAATAAAGATAAATAAAACTATACATTAA
- the flhB gene encoding flagellar biosynthesis protein FlhB, producing the protein MAGENKTEKASPKKRRDERKKGNVFQSKDIVTVGVIAVSFVILNFWAPHIYIYTAGAFQKYIHLMEITYDINDTLIKHMFKDMAFTIFASAGLLMVSVMAASIIFTGAQTKFLITKENIKFKFSKLNPLTGIKKMFSIRSLVEITKNIIKIAILGYVIYSSIIDKLLQVPKLASVDLAIGIEFIFSSIMAIVKSVIIAFVAISAFDFLYSWWEYEKNIRMTKQEVKEEYKQLEGDPLIKGKIKERQRAAAMTRMMQQVPKADVIIRNPTHFAVAIKYDIDKDNAPIVLAKGMDNIAMKIIEKAENLNISIVENVPLARALYASAELNHEIPLEYYEPVAEVLAWVYRLREKEKH; encoded by the coding sequence ATGGCAGGAGAAAATAAAACCGAAAAAGCCTCTCCCAAAAAGAGGCGCGATGAAAGAAAAAAAGGTAATGTATTTCAAAGTAAGGACATTGTAACAGTAGGGGTAATAGCTGTTTCATTTGTAATTCTTAACTTTTGGGCTCCGCACATTTATATTTATACTGCCGGTGCTTTTCAGAAATACATACACTTGATGGAAATAACATATGACATCAACGATACTTTAATCAAGCATATGTTCAAGGATATGGCATTTACGATTTTTGCCTCCGCAGGATTGCTGATGGTTTCTGTGATGGCAGCATCTATTATATTTACAGGTGCGCAGACAAAGTTTCTTATTACCAAGGAAAATATAAAATTTAAGTTTTCCAAGCTTAACCCTCTGACAGGGATTAAAAAGATGTTCTCCATACGATCTCTTGTTGAGATTACTAAAAATATAATTAAAATTGCAATATTGGGATATGTAATATATTCTTCAATCATAGACAAGCTGTTGCAGGTTCCTAAACTAGCTTCAGTAGATCTTGCAATCGGTATTGAATTTATTTTTTCTTCAATTATGGCTATTGTTAAAAGTGTGATTATTGCGTTTGTGGCTATCTCGGCGTTTGACTTTTTGTATTCGTGGTGGGAATACGAAAAAAATATCAGGATGACAAAACAGGAAGTTAAGGAAGAGTACAAACAGTTGGAAGGAGATCCTCTAATAAAGGGTAAAATAAAAGAAAGGCAAAGGGCAGCTGCAATGACAAGAATGATGCAGCAGGTTCCAAAAGCAGATGTAATTATAAGAAATCCTACACATTTTGCAGTTGCTATTAAGTATGATATCGACAAGGATAATGCACCTATAGTCCTTGCAAAGGGAATGGACAACATTGCCATGAAGATAATTGAAAAGGCTGAAAACTTGAATATCAGCATTGTAGAGAACGTGCCTCTTGCAAGAGCTTTATATGCTTCAGCCGAATTAAACCATGAAATACCATTAGAATATTATGAGCCTGTGGCAGAAGTTCTGGCATGGGTTTATAGGCTCAGGGAAAAGGAAAAACATTAA
- a CDS encoding flagellar biosynthetic protein FliO, whose amino-acid sequence MFLTYYSTKWLSAKTSIGMKSKYINIVDKIMLGQNKFLAIAEINGKFYLIGITEKNINVLRELDDFYPATDEITEHPAEFGKLIDKFLKK is encoded by the coding sequence TTGTTCCTGACTTATTACAGTACAAAATGGCTTTCAGCTAAGACAAGCATTGGCATGAAGTCTAAATATATTAACATAGTCGATAAAATAATGCTGGGACAAAATAAATTCCTTGCAATTGCAGAAATAAATGGTAAATTTTACCTGATTGGAATTACAGAAAAAAATATTAACGTTCTCAGAGAGCTGGATGATTTTTATCCTGCAACAGATGAGATAACTGAGCATCCAGCGGAGTTCGGTAAATTAATTGATAAATTTCTTAAAAAATAG
- a CDS encoding response regulator — protein sequence MAGKILIVDDAAFMRMMIKDTLKKNGYDDLIEAADGEIAVQSFKAENPDLVIMDITMPNKNGLEALKEIKEIDPNAKIVMCSAMGQESMVVEAIRNGAKDFIVKPFKAERVLKTVQGILG from the coding sequence ATGGCAGGTAAAATTTTAATAGTAGATGATGCAGCATTTATGAGAATGATGATAAAGGATACACTTAAAAAGAATGGGTATGACGACTTAATTGAAGCAGCTGACGGAGAAATTGCAGTACAATCATTTAAGGCGGAAAATCCGGATCTGGTAATAATGGATATTACGATGCCAAATAAAAATGGTCTCGAAGCATTAAAAGAAATAAAAGAAATTGATCCAAACGCAAAGATAGTAATGTGCTCTGCAATGGGGCAGGAATCCATGGTTGTGGAAGCCATACGGAATGGAGCAAAGGACTTTATAGTAAAACCATTTAAAGCAGAAAGAGTATTAAAAACAGTTCAAGGAATACTGGGATAG
- a CDS encoding flagellar FlbD family protein — MVEVLGINGEAFLINATLIEKIEFIPETKITLTTGRYYLVKDSKEGIVKKIIEYNQKIIRGITAE, encoded by the coding sequence ATGGTAGAAGTATTGGGTATTAACGGAGAGGCTTTTTTAATCAATGCAACATTGATAGAAAAAATTGAATTTATTCCGGAAACTAAAATTACCTTAACAACAGGTAGATATTACTTAGTTAAAGACTCAAAAGAAGGAATAGTAAAAAAGATTATTGAATATAATCAAAAAATCATCAGAGGAATAACTGCTGAATAA